The following coding sequences are from one Haploplasma axanthum window:
- a CDS encoding LacI family DNA-binding transcriptional regulator has translation MKPTIRDVAKKANVSVSTVSRVINKKGYVHKETEDIILKTIEELGFIPNQLARSLTNRSSKIIGVIVPHIGPTFYGELLEGIESQAATSGYKTMFCHTQDDPVRELEYLKFFEQYNIEGLIIASNFSNTALLSDLNIPVITVDHILDENIPSITSDNLKGGELGALELVNRGRKKIMLFRGPSFLLTTMERTIGALKIFKQAGLYVEIFDFDLVNPDITLIEQILINNPETDGIFAFSDTIALATMNTLKKIGKKIPDDVSIIGYDNIPFASWVSPKLTTINQPVNLMGKQTFIKLSQLIREKELETLHDVISVEIIKRDSV, from the coding sequence ATGAAACCAACAATCCGTGATGTTGCTAAAAAAGCTAATGTTAGTGTTTCAACTGTATCAAGAGTAATTAATAAAAAGGGTTATGTCCATAAAGAAACAGAAGACATTATCTTAAAAACAATTGAAGAATTAGGTTTTATTCCTAATCAACTTGCTCGAAGTTTGACTAATCGTTCTTCAAAAATAATCGGTGTAATTGTTCCACATATTGGACCAACTTTTTATGGAGAGCTTCTTGAAGGTATTGAATCTCAAGCTGCAACATCTGGTTATAAAACAATGTTTTGTCACACTCAAGATGATCCAGTTAGAGAACTTGAATATTTAAAGTTCTTTGAACAGTATAATATCGAAGGATTAATTATTGCTTCTAATTTTTCAAACACTGCACTACTCTCTGATTTAAATATCCCGGTTATTACTGTTGACCATATTCTTGATGAGAATATCCCATCAATTACTTCTGACAATTTAAAAGGTGGAGAATTAGGTGCTTTAGAATTAGTTAATCGTGGCAGAAAAAAAATTATGCTATTTAGAGGTCCATCATTTTTACTTACAACAATGGAAAGAACCATTGGAGCATTAAAAATCTTTAAACAAGCTGGGTTATATGTTGAAATTTTTGACTTTGATTTAGTTAATCCAGACATCACATTGATTGAGCAAATTCTAATCAATAATCCTGAAACAGATGGAATATTTGCATTTTCAGATACGATTGCTTTAGCAACCATGAATACATTAAAGAAAATTGGAAAAAAGATTCCTGATGATGTTTCAATTATTGGATATGATAATATTCCTTTTGCAAGCTGGGTATCTCCAAAACTTACTACTATTAATCAACCTGTAAATTTAATGGGAAAACAAACTTTTATTAAACTTTCTCAATTAATTAGAGAAAAAGAATTAGAAACATTACATGATGTAATATCTGTTGAAATAATAAAGCGTGATTCAGTATAA
- a CDS encoding alpha-amylase family glycosyl hydrolase has protein sequence MAKQTKYELRNKSIYQVFIRQHSKTQDFKGVIKDLDRIKSMGFDIVYLLPFHPIGKVARKGSVGSPYSIMDYYAIDSLHGTLDDFLQLKMEVNKRGMLLMMDIVFNHTSRDSKLVKEHPKWFYKNEKGEFANRVGDWSDITDFDFSNKKLWKYLIDVLKYWSTKVDGFRCDVAPLIPIDFWIEARMEVDKLNSNLIWLTESVELGFIKYIRDLGFDASSDSMMYDAFDICYDYDIFKFMDGFLEGKNSLSRWLEEIIKQEMIYPKNYIKARSFENHDQERIASKVKSKNQLVNLVAMQFFLRGVPFIYAGGEYLNDKRPNLFENDLINWNKENSIESLIKKLNELNKEEILSTGVFDLVCKDFAMFSYKKNDRYLLGVFNLEDKLEVRTPLKDGTYLNLLNNKEVNIKNSIINDLKYPIIIDTRMINLK, from the coding sequence ATGGCGAAACAAACAAAATATGAATTAAGAAATAAGTCTATTTACCAAGTCTTTATAAGACAACATTCAAAAACACAAGATTTCAAAGGCGTAATTAAAGATTTAGATAGAATAAAATCAATGGGTTTTGATATTGTCTATTTACTACCATTTCATCCAATTGGTAAAGTAGCAAGAAAAGGTAGTGTTGGTAGTCCATATTCAATTATGGATTACTATGCTATCGATAGTCTACATGGAACACTTGATGATTTTCTTCAGTTAAAAATGGAAGTAAATAAACGTGGTATGTTATTAATGATGGATATTGTTTTTAATCATACCTCTAGAGACTCGAAATTAGTTAAGGAACATCCAAAATGGTTTTATAAAAATGAAAAAGGCGAATTTGCTAATCGTGTTGGTGATTGGAGTGATATTACTGATTTTGATTTCAGTAATAAAAAACTTTGGAAATATTTAATTGATGTCTTAAAGTATTGGTCTACTAAGGTTGATGGCTTTAGATGTGATGTTGCTCCATTGATTCCGATTGATTTTTGGATAGAAGCAAGAATGGAAGTAGATAAACTAAACTCAAATTTAATTTGGTTAACTGAATCAGTTGAGTTAGGCTTCATTAAATATATTAGAGATTTAGGTTTTGATGCCTCAAGTGATTCGATGATGTATGATGCGTTTGATATTTGCTATGATTATGATATTTTTAAATTTATGGATGGCTTTCTTGAAGGTAAAAATTCTTTATCAAGATGGTTAGAAGAAATTATTAAACAAGAAATGATTTATCCTAAAAATTATATTAAAGCTAGATCTTTCGAAAATCATGATCAAGAAAGAATTGCATCAAAAGTTAAAAGTAAAAATCAACTAGTAAATTTAGTAGCGATGCAGTTTTTCCTAAGAGGAGTTCCATTTATTTATGCCGGTGGTGAATATTTAAATGATAAACGTCCAAATCTTTTTGAAAATGATTTAATAAACTGGAATAAAGAAAATAGCATTGAATCATTAATAAAAAAATTAAACGAATTAAATAAAGAAGAAATTCTTTCTACAGGAGTTTTTGATTTAGTTTGTAAAGACTTTGCAATGTTTTCGTATAAGAAAAATGATAGATATCTTTTAGGTGTTTTTAATCTTGAAGATAAATTAGAAGTTAGAACACCTTTAAAAGATGGTACATATCTAAACTTATTAAACAATAAAGAAGTTAATATTAAAAATAGTATTATAAATGATTTAAAATATCCGATAATTATTGATACAAGAATGATAAATTTGAAATAA
- a CDS encoding alpha-glycosidase, producing the protein MNTHALLHRAKSEYAYAYDKKTLHITLRTAKNDFESVELLYGDPFNWFEKEWKKYQKKMIKRYQTESFDYYFISIKPEDLRCKYAFILNNNAKSYMYGSKRLIEYNKEKLDLQNLFNYPYINPEDLPHTPSWVKDTVWYQIFPDRFYTKKSLLPWGKLPVYNNEIYGGNIQGIIEKLPYLADLGITGIYFTPIFEAKTAHKYDTINYYKIDPSFGTNEDFKELVDKAHSHNIKIMLDGVFNHSGYLHPFFQDVIKNNETSIYKNSFYIDKFPVVNFELDSNNEPKQHSIKNLNFKTFAYTPHMPKWNTDDSLTKEHLLGVIEYWIKNYNIDGWRLDVSNEVSHDFLRDIKKISRNTNPNTFILGENWDQSLPWLQGDQLDSVMNYDLAYPLWEYLEHNIDLNEFINIVNNYLALTPKNAMENMFNLIDSHDTVRILRRLNDNKDRVKLAYLFMFLSAGAPNIYYGGEVGLTGDQDPDNRRCMIWDSNKQDLELFNFIKRLISLRDKYSVFKDYDYKFLSTEILAFTKERNNQKLLVVINNSPEQKTFSVPNELKDSYLDLINNSVAIYDKITLDAYDFKLLIKEETN; encoded by the coding sequence ATGAATACACATGCATTACTTCATAGAGCAAAATCCGAATATGCTTATGCCTATGATAAAAAAACTCTACATATTACTTTACGTACAGCCAAAAACGACTTTGAAAGTGTTGAATTATTATATGGAGATCCTTTTAATTGGTTTGAAAAAGAATGGAAAAAATACCAAAAAAAAATGATCAAACGCTATCAAACTGAATCGTTTGATTACTATTTTATATCAATTAAACCTGAAGATTTACGCTGTAAATATGCATTTATTTTAAACAATAATGCTAAGTCATACATGTATGGTTCTAAAAGATTAATTGAATATAATAAAGAAAAACTTGATTTACAAAATCTTTTTAATTATCCTTATATAAATCCAGAAGACTTACCTCATACACCTTCATGGGTAAAAGACACTGTTTGGTATCAAATTTTTCCTGATCGTTTTTATACTAAAAAAAGCTTGTTGCCATGGGGAAAACTACCTGTTTATAATAATGAAATTTATGGTGGGAATATTCAAGGGATTATTGAAAAATTGCCTTATCTTGCCGATTTAGGGATTACAGGAATTTATTTTACTCCAATCTTTGAAGCAAAAACAGCGCATAAATATGATACTATTAATTACTATAAGATTGATCCTTCTTTTGGAACTAATGAAGACTTCAAAGAACTTGTTGATAAAGCTCATTCCCATAATATCAAAATTATGTTAGATGGTGTTTTCAATCATAGTGGTTATCTACATCCTTTCTTTCAAGACGTTATTAAAAATAATGAAACAAGTATTTATAAAAACAGTTTCTATATTGATAAATTTCCTGTTGTTAACTTTGAACTAGATAGTAACAATGAACCTAAACAACATTCAATTAAAAACTTGAACTTTAAAACTTTCGCATATACTCCTCATATGCCTAAGTGGAATACCGATGATTCTTTAACAAAAGAGCATCTATTAGGTGTCATTGAATACTGGATTAAAAACTATAATATTGATGGTTGGAGACTAGATGTATCAAATGAAGTAAGTCATGATTTTCTTCGCGATATTAAGAAAATTTCTAGAAATACCAATCCGAATACATTTATTCTTGGTGAAAACTGGGATCAATCACTTCCCTGGCTACAAGGGGACCAATTAGATTCTGTTATGAACTATGATTTAGCATATCCTTTATGGGAATATTTAGAACACAATATTGATTTGAATGAATTCATTAATATTGTTAATAATTATCTTGCTCTAACTCCTAAAAATGCAATGGAAAATATGTTTAACTTAATTGATAGTCACGATACTGTAAGAATCCTAAGACGTCTAAATGATAACAAAGATCGAGTAAAACTTGCTTATCTATTTATGTTTTTATCTGCTGGAGCACCAAACATCTACTATGGTGGTGAAGTTGGTCTAACAGGTGATCAAGATCCCGATAATCGTCGTTGCATGATTTGGGATAGCAATAAACAAGATCTAGAGTTATTCAATTTTATTAAACGCTTAATTTCATTAAGAGATAAATATTCTGTTTTTAAAGATTATGATTATAAATTTTTATCTACTGAAATACTTGCTTTTACAAAAGAAAGAAATAATCAAAAACTACTTGTTGTTATCAATAACAGTCCAGAACAAAAAACTTTCAGTGTTCCAAATGAATTAAAGGACTCATATTTAGACTTAATTAATAATAGTGTAGCAATTTATGATAAAATAACATTAGATGCTTACGACTTTAAATTATTAATTAAGGAGGAAACAAATTAA
- a CDS encoding glycogen/starch/alpha-glucan phosphorylase, with protein sequence MKKIFENKETFKKAYTEALKKQFNVSVENASITEKYTILAKLTNENLEKSYNETSEYVRENNLKKAIYFSMEFLMGRLVTNNLHNSGVYHIVREAFTDLNIDINEIEERESDAGLGNGGLGRLAACFLDSGASLGLPLYGNSIRYKKGFFVQEIVNNRQVEHQDPWLDEPFVWETKKENESLDIEFFGEFKNGKLVDSITVKAVPYDVKVVGDQNGVVTDLRLWSTEPSEKVKNQNKDYLEMVEKISESLYPDDSTDDGKLLRLEQQYLFSAAGIRNAIREHKSLGRDIKELDKYYVFQINDTHPTLIIPELIRILMDEEGFTYDEAFILTSKTAAFTNHTILAEALEKWNVNLFKKLLPRIYEIIVLMNEKFRELIVDDGRFTNNQINEMLLINDDMVKMANICIYGSFSVNGVAALHTDILKNIVMKDFNKLYPTKFNNKTNGITHRRWLMHINKELVNLLDRKIGTDWHKDLSLIKEFEKYVNDIKTQEEVFEVKKIKKQQLADRIKKLENIDLDVNSIFDIQVKRLHEYKRQLMNIMHIIYVYLRLKKDSKFKKDYYPHSFIFGAKSAPSYYMAKRIIELINATAKIINNDEDTNKLLKVVFVENYNVTYAEYIMTAADLSEQISTASKEASGTGNMKFMLNGALTIGTMDGANVEIAELAGIENEFIFGLSSKEVNEIYDTKSYKPLETYNSDLRLQEVFNFIETIDKDKDHFKDIKDNLLYNDYFLVMKDFDAYVKAHERANEEYKNQERWRKKAIINIANAGFFTSDRTINEYNRDIWKLKRITFGK encoded by the coding sequence ATGAAAAAAATTTTTGAAAATAAAGAGACTTTTAAAAAAGCATATACTGAAGCATTAAAGAAACAATTTAATGTTTCAGTTGAAAATGCTTCAATTACAGAAAAATATACAATACTAGCAAAACTTACAAACGAAAACCTAGAAAAATCATATAATGAAACAAGCGAGTATGTAAGAGAGAACAATTTAAAAAAAGCCATTTATTTTTCAATGGAATTCTTAATGGGAAGACTAGTTACAAACAATCTCCATAATAGTGGAGTATATCATATTGTAAGAGAAGCATTTACTGATTTAAATATTGATATAAATGAAATAGAAGAACGGGAGTCAGATGCCGGATTAGGTAATGGGGGATTAGGTAGATTAGCTGCGTGTTTCTTAGACTCAGGAGCATCATTAGGACTTCCATTGTATGGTAATAGTATTAGATATAAAAAAGGTTTCTTTGTTCAAGAAATAGTTAATAACAGACAAGTAGAACATCAAGATCCATGGTTAGATGAACCTTTTGTATGGGAAACTAAAAAAGAAAATGAATCACTAGATATTGAATTTTTTGGTGAATTTAAAAATGGAAAACTAGTCGATTCAATAACAGTTAAAGCTGTACCATATGATGTTAAAGTAGTTGGAGATCAAAATGGAGTTGTGACAGATTTAAGACTTTGGTCAACTGAACCTAGTGAAAAAGTTAAAAATCAAAATAAAGATTATTTAGAAATGGTTGAAAAAATATCTGAATCGTTATATCCAGATGACTCAACTGATGATGGTAAACTATTAAGACTTGAACAACAATATCTATTTAGTGCAGCAGGAATTAGAAATGCAATTAGAGAACATAAAAGTCTTGGAAGAGATATTAAAGAACTTGATAAGTATTATGTATTCCAAATTAATGATACACATCCAACCCTTATTATTCCTGAACTTATTAGAATTTTAATGGATGAAGAAGGCTTTACGTATGATGAAGCATTTATACTAACATCTAAAACAGCAGCATTTACTAATCACACAATATTAGCAGAAGCATTAGAAAAATGGAATGTTAATTTATTTAAAAAATTATTACCAAGAATCTATGAGATTATTGTCTTGATGAATGAAAAATTTAGAGAACTAATTGTTGATGATGGTAGATTTACAAATAATCAAATAAATGAAATGTTATTAATTAATGATGATATGGTTAAAATGGCTAATATCTGTATATATGGTTCATTTAGTGTTAATGGAGTTGCTGCATTACATACTGATATTTTGAAGAATATTGTTATGAAAGATTTTAATAAATTATACCCTACTAAATTTAATAATAAAACTAATGGAATAACTCACAGAAGATGGCTTATGCATATTAATAAGGAATTAGTTAATCTGTTAGATAGAAAAATTGGAACAGATTGGCATAAAGATTTATCTTTAATAAAAGAGTTTGAAAAATATGTAAATGATATTAAAACACAAGAAGAAGTATTTGAAGTTAAAAAAATAAAGAAGCAACAATTAGCTGATAGAATTAAAAAACTAGAGAATATTGATTTAGATGTTAATAGCATTTTTGATATTCAAGTTAAAAGATTGCATGAATATAAAAGACAATTAATGAATATAATGCATATAATTTATGTTTATTTAAGGTTGAAGAAAGATTCAAAATTTAAAAAAGATTATTATCCACATAGTTTTATTTTTGGAGCAAAATCAGCACCAAGCTATTATATGGCTAAAAGAATAATCGAGCTTATTAATGCGACAGCAAAAATTATTAATAATGATGAAGATACAAATAAATTATTAAAAGTTGTTTTTGTTGAAAACTATAATGTAACATATGCTGAATATATTATGACTGCTGCAGATTTGTCAGAACAGATTTCAACAGCATCTAAAGAAGCAAGTGGAACTGGTAATATGAAATTTATGTTAAATGGGGCACTAACAATCGGAACAATGGATGGTGCAAACGTTGAAATAGCTGAACTTGCTGGAATAGAAAATGAGTTTATTTTTGGATTAAGTTCGAAAGAAGTCAATGAAATATATGACACAAAGTCGTATAAACCTTTAGAAACATATAACAGTGATTTAAGATTGCAAGAAGTATTTAACTTTATTGAAACAATAGATAAAGATAAAGATCATTTTAAAGATATTAAAGACAATCTTCTTTATAACGATTATTTCTTAGTAATGAAAGATTTTGATGCTTATGTTAAAGCACATGAAAGAGCAAATGAAGAGTATAAAAACCAAGAAAGATGGCGTAAAAAAGCAATTATTAATATTGCTAATGCAGGATTCTTTACATCTGATCGAACAATCAACGAATATAATCGCGATATATGGAAGTTAAAAAGAATTACTTTTGGTAAATAA